The following proteins are encoded in a genomic region of Blastopirellula marina:
- a CDS encoding formylglycine-generating enzyme family protein — translation MRNLVLTLAIVCLTATSVSAAEDPGISQTKPESGPYVKVEQGYMVPYEFTIPGTQVTLKMIPVPGGKVMLGSPESEEGHTDAEGPEVEVEVGPFWMAEHEMTWEQYKPYMELYNIFKKFQAKNIRPVTDDNRVDAITAPTPLYEPSFTFEYGEDPKLPATTMTNYAARQYTKWLSGVTGKQYRLPSEAEFEHAASGGAKTAYHFGDDAEQLGDYAWFDGNAEEKPHVVKGKKPNQYGLYDMHGNVWEWVLDQYSDEGFAKLDGKKNLTALAAVNWPTEVEPLMVKGGGWDEDAENCRTAAKMGSSEDDWKEEDPNIPLSPWWFTSYPSTCVGFRVVRPLEEVGKKDAVKFYQADIEFLNLDVSDRLIEGRGILGLVDPDLPEAIKKAD, via the coding sequence ATGCGCAATCTTGTTTTGACCTTGGCGATCGTTTGCCTCACCGCCACCTCGGTGAGTGCGGCGGAAGATCCCGGAATCAGTCAGACCAAACCCGAATCTGGCCCCTATGTGAAAGTCGAACAAGGCTACATGGTGCCTTACGAGTTCACGATCCCTGGCACACAAGTCACCTTGAAAATGATCCCCGTTCCAGGCGGCAAAGTGATGCTGGGCAGCCCGGAATCGGAAGAGGGACACACCGATGCCGAAGGTCCGGAAGTCGAAGTCGAGGTCGGCCCATTCTGGATGGCCGAACACGAAATGACCTGGGAACAGTACAAGCCTTACATGGAGCTGTACAACATCTTCAAGAAGTTCCAAGCCAAGAATATTCGCCCTGTGACCGATGACAACCGAGTCGACGCAATCACCGCACCGACTCCGCTATACGAACCAAGCTTCACCTTCGAGTATGGCGAAGATCCGAAACTGCCAGCTACCACGATGACCAACTACGCCGCACGTCAGTACACCAAGTGGCTGAGCGGCGTGACGGGTAAACAATATCGCTTGCCGAGCGAAGCGGAATTCGAGCACGCTGCCAGTGGTGGTGCCAAGACCGCCTATCATTTCGGTGACGACGCCGAACAACTGGGTGATTATGCCTGGTTCGATGGCAATGCCGAAGAAAAGCCACATGTGGTTAAGGGCAAAAAACCGAATCAGTACGGTCTGTACGACATGCACGGTAACGTGTGGGAATGGGTTCTCGATCAGTACAGCGATGAAGGTTTCGCGAAGCTGGACGGCAAGAAAAACCTAACCGCACTGGCGGCTGTGAACTGGCCGACCGAAGTGGAACCTCTGATGGTCAAAGGTGGCGGCTGGGACGAAGACGCCGAGAACTGCCGGACTGCCGCGAAGATGGGTAGCAGCGAAGATGACTGGAAAGAAGAAGATCCCAACATTCCGCTCAGCCCTTGGTGGTTCACCAGCTATCCTTCAACTTGTGTCGGATTTCGCGTGGTTCGTCCGCTGGAAGAAGTCGGTAAGAAAGATGCCGTCAAGTTCTATCAGGCTGACATTGAATTTCTAAACCTCGACGTGAGCGATCGTTTGATCGAAGGGCGTGGTATTCTCGGCCTGGTTGATCCTGACCTGCCAGAAGCGATCAAGAAGGCGGACTAG
- a CDS encoding PQQ-binding-like beta-propeller repeat protein — protein sequence MKSTFAYLAIVGSTCVGMTVAALLPEERVSAQEAETKPAAKAEPTKDWPQWGGDSKRNNTPTASNIPTNWEVGGFDRSTGEWLKEESENIKWVAPLGSQSYGNPVVADGKIFVGTNNGSGYIDRYPPKVDLGCLICFDEATGEFLWQHSSEKLPTGRVHDWPLQGICCAPYVEGDRLWFVTSRGEVRCLDTNGFRDGENDGPYTEEEFTGEKEADVVWIFDMMKEMGTSQHNMCSCSITALGDILFVNTSNGVDESHIVIPSTEAPSFFAMDKNTGEIFWTDKSPHTNILHGQWSSPAVATLGGVPQVIFAGGDGWIYSFKADKGKDGKPELLWKFDGNPKTSKWVLGGRGTRNNIIATPVIYDDKVYVAVGQDPEHGEGEGHLWCIDPTKRGDVSAELAMKIEGSQRVPLEHRRIQAVIEKDGEVAVPNPNSAVIWHYSTFDQDDDGEIAFEETMHRSIGTSTIKDDILYIADFSGLLHCLNAKTGKPNWTYDMFAAAWGSALIVDDHVYIGDEDGDVAVFKLSADPDDAEPIEEINMGNSVYSTPIVANGVLYIANKTHLFAITQDGK from the coding sequence ATGAAATCGACATTCGCTTACTTGGCCATCGTGGGTTCGACCTGCGTCGGCATGACAGTAGCAGCCCTACTGCCGGAAGAACGAGTCAGCGCTCAAGAAGCTGAGACCAAACCGGCTGCCAAAGCCGAACCCACCAAGGACTGGCCACAATGGGGTGGTGACTCGAAGCGCAACAATACGCCAACCGCGTCGAACATTCCCACCAACTGGGAAGTCGGCGGATTCGATCGCTCCACCGGCGAATGGCTCAAGGAAGAATCTGAAAACATTAAGTGGGTCGCTCCACTTGGCAGTCAATCGTACGGCAACCCAGTCGTCGCTGACGGTAAGATCTTCGTCGGCACCAACAACGGTAGCGGCTACATCGATCGTTATCCGCCGAAGGTCGATTTGGGCTGCCTGATCTGTTTCGACGAAGCGACCGGTGAATTCCTGTGGCAACACTCCAGCGAAAAGCTGCCAACCGGCCGCGTTCACGACTGGCCGCTGCAAGGTATTTGCTGTGCTCCCTATGTCGAAGGAGATCGCCTCTGGTTTGTGACCAGCCGCGGTGAAGTCCGCTGCCTCGATACCAATGGCTTCCGCGACGGCGAAAACGACGGTCCTTACACCGAAGAGGAATTCACCGGTGAAAAGGAAGCCGACGTCGTTTGGATTTTCGACATGATGAAAGAGATGGGTACCTCGCAGCACAACATGTGCAGCTGTTCCATCACTGCGTTGGGCGACATTCTGTTCGTCAACACATCCAATGGGGTCGACGAATCGCACATTGTGATTCCCTCCACCGAAGCGCCTAGCTTCTTCGCGATGGACAAAAACACAGGCGAAATCTTCTGGACCGACAAATCCCCGCACACCAATATCCTGCATGGACAATGGTCGAGCCCGGCCGTGGCAACACTTGGCGGAGTACCGCAAGTAATCTTTGCTGGTGGCGATGGCTGGATCTATTCGTTTAAGGCCGATAAGGGCAAGGACGGCAAGCCAGAGCTGCTCTGGAAGTTTGATGGTAACCCGAAGACCTCGAAGTGGGTTCTCGGTGGTCGCGGTACACGGAATAACATCATCGCCACTCCGGTCATCTACGACGACAAAGTTTATGTTGCCGTCGGCCAAGACCCAGAACACGGCGAAGGTGAGGGTCACCTCTGGTGCATCGATCCGACCAAGCGTGGTGACGTCAGTGCCGAATTGGCCATGAAAATCGAAGGGAGCCAACGTGTACCTCTCGAACACCGCCGCATCCAAGCGGTGATCGAGAAGGATGGCGAAGTTGCCGTTCCGAATCCAAACAGCGCCGTCATCTGGCACTACTCGACCTTCGATCAAGATGACGATGGCGAAATCGCTTTCGAAGAAACCATGCATCGCAGCATCGGCACTTCGACCATCAAGGACGACATCCTGTACATCGCCGACTTCAGTGGCTTGCTCCACTGCTTGAACGCTAAGACAGGTAAGCCGAACTGGACTTACGACATGTTTGCCGCCGCTTGGGGTTCTGCCCTGATCGTTGACGATCACGTTTACATCGGCGACGAAGACGGCGATGTCGCGGTATTCAAGCTCTCGGCCGATCCAGACGACGCTGAACCCATCGAAGAGATCAACATGGGCAACTCGGTCTACTCGACACCGATCGTTGCCAACGGTGTCTTGTACATC
- a CDS encoding PQQ-binding-like beta-propeller repeat protein has translation MHSPTAASATLVLLLSFVVTSLGCTPPPTGRPSAGNTTLNTTTAAPSDKAPEPLEDPANLPADKSEKAVENAQVTPALPSEELTPVLTPDDLQGKTEEMKITTDPPATSEELTPPQVTPTPEDAMKKEEEAKEEVAEEKPAPESTTSAEKPAKEEPAAEVASAKTTTTSASAESTTKADPQDWLYWRGPEFNGISRATGLPESWDPEGGEGSNVLWKRDDLGTRSTPVVMGDKLFMLAAAEQGTPREGERVVCVDTKTGETVWENRFNVYLSDVPVERVGWSSVTADPETNTIFALGVAGHFQCIDADTGKTVWLRKMHEEFGMLTTYGGRTNFPIVYEDLVIISGIVIGWGDMAKPAHRFLGMNKKTGEVVWFTETTPLPYDTTYSAPSIKIVNGIPQYVIGAGDGKIWSIQPRTGQHNWSFAFAARGLYGTPIIQGDTVFMAQGEENVTPHEEDGKIVIDVDNTMGAVVAVDATQSGDISVSGKKWKVVELNGNRSAPLYVNDKLYVIDDRAKLFVLDPQTGEELFKKTPLGTKMFGSPLYADGKIYTITENGRYYVLGIEEDGNVEILTKGRLPDGDGLASPICAHGKIYFATTAALYCVGTPGKETGFSGLPEQPAEDPVSDDPKPAHVQVIPAETLIYPGDKVDYRVKLFNSRGQFLEDAESVNFSVDGPAEISKSGQLTANKDAAHQPAYVTAKVDDLTGSARLRIVPELPWSFDFEKIAVDEKTNKGEPPITWVGARYRHIVREVDGNKVMVKITTIPKGTRSQSWMGHSDLHDYTIEADVMGHELEGQLPDIGLIAQGYEFILMGNESKARALSWITQQRIAQDVPFTLEPGIWYHMKLKVSNEDDGTAKAQGKVWKKDEAEPESWMVEIVDEVPNTTGSPGLFGNAKTGEIYLDNITVTPNS, from the coding sequence ATGCACTCTCCAACGGCGGCCTCAGCGACGTTGGTGCTGCTGCTGTCTTTCGTTGTAACGTCACTCGGATGCACGCCACCCCCTACTGGCAGGCCATCTGCCGGCAACACCACGCTGAACACAACCACTGCTGCTCCAAGCGATAAAGCGCCTGAACCGCTGGAAGATCCTGCCAATCTTCCTGCTGATAAGTCCGAAAAAGCGGTCGAAAACGCGCAGGTCACGCCAGCTTTACCCAGTGAAGAGCTGACGCCCGTTCTTACCCCAGACGATCTGCAAGGTAAGACGGAAGAAATGAAGATCACAACCGATCCTCCCGCGACCAGCGAAGAATTGACTCCTCCCCAGGTAACGCCGACTCCTGAAGACGCTATGAAGAAGGAGGAAGAAGCGAAAGAGGAAGTCGCTGAAGAGAAGCCAGCACCAGAATCGACCACCAGCGCAGAAAAGCCTGCCAAGGAAGAACCCGCTGCCGAAGTTGCTTCTGCCAAGACAACCACTACTTCCGCCTCGGCCGAGTCGACCACCAAAGCCGATCCTCAAGACTGGCTATACTGGCGTGGACCGGAGTTCAACGGTATCTCCCGAGCCACCGGCCTACCGGAGAGCTGGGATCCCGAAGGAGGTGAAGGAAGCAATGTCCTTTGGAAACGTGACGATCTAGGCACGCGCAGCACCCCGGTTGTGATGGGCGATAAGCTCTTCATGCTGGCAGCTGCCGAACAGGGTACCCCACGTGAAGGGGAACGCGTTGTCTGCGTCGACACGAAAACGGGCGAAACCGTTTGGGAAAACCGCTTCAATGTTTACCTTTCCGACGTTCCCGTAGAACGAGTGGGCTGGTCCTCGGTGACAGCCGATCCGGAAACCAACACCATTTTTGCTCTTGGTGTGGCTGGTCACTTCCAATGCATCGATGCCGATACGGGCAAAACCGTTTGGCTTCGTAAGATGCACGAAGAGTTTGGCATGCTGACCACATACGGCGGTCGTACGAACTTCCCGATCGTCTACGAAGACTTGGTCATTATCAGTGGTATCGTGATTGGCTGGGGCGATATGGCCAAGCCAGCCCATCGCTTCTTGGGCATGAATAAGAAGACCGGCGAAGTTGTTTGGTTCACCGAAACGACGCCACTTCCCTACGATACAACCTACAGTGCCCCGAGCATCAAGATCGTCAACGGAATTCCACAGTACGTCATCGGTGCTGGGGACGGTAAGATCTGGAGCATTCAGCCGCGTACGGGGCAACACAACTGGAGCTTTGCTTTCGCAGCTCGCGGTTTGTATGGAACGCCTATCATCCAAGGCGACACCGTCTTCATGGCACAAGGTGAAGAAAACGTCACCCCGCATGAAGAAGACGGAAAGATCGTCATTGATGTAGATAATACGATGGGTGCTGTCGTCGCCGTCGATGCAACGCAGTCAGGCGACATCTCGGTCAGCGGAAAGAAGTGGAAAGTTGTCGAACTGAACGGCAACCGCAGTGCCCCGCTGTATGTGAACGACAAGCTCTACGTCATCGACGACCGCGCCAAACTGTTCGTCCTTGATCCCCAAACCGGTGAAGAGCTGTTTAAGAAGACCCCGCTCGGTACCAAGATGTTCGGCTCGCCGCTGTACGCCGACGGCAAGATCTATACGATTACTGAAAATGGTCGTTACTATGTCTTGGGTATCGAAGAAGACGGAAATGTCGAGATCTTGACCAAGGGACGATTGCCCGATGGTGACGGACTTGCTTCGCCAATCTGTGCCCACGGTAAGATTTACTTCGCCACGACTGCGGCGCTTTACTGCGTCGGTACTCCCGGTAAAGAAACAGGCTTCAGTGGTCTCCCAGAGCAACCAGCAGAAGATCCTGTTTCGGATGATCCCAAGCCTGCTCACGTTCAAGTGATTCCGGCTGAAACACTGATCTACCCTGGTGATAAAGTGGATTATCGCGTGAAGTTATTTAACTCGCGTGGTCAGTTCCTCGAAGACGCGGAATCGGTCAACTTCAGCGTTGATGGTCCAGCTGAGATCAGCAAGTCTGGTCAGCTGACGGCAAACAAGGATGCGGCTCACCAGCCAGCCTATGTGACCGCTAAGGTGGACGATCTGACAGGCTCGGCACGACTCCGTATCGTTCCAGAGCTGCCATGGAGCTTCGACTTCGAGAAGATCGCTGTGGATGAAAAGACCAACAAAGGCGAACCACCTATCACGTGGGTTGGTGCTCGTTATCGTCACATCGTTCGCGAAGTCGACGGCAACAAAGTGATGGTCAAGATCACAACGATTCCTAAAGGTACCCGCAGCCAGTCTTGGATGGGGCACAGCGATCTGCACGATTACACAATCGAAGCCGATGTAATGGGTCACGAACTTGAAGGACAATTGCCTGACATCGGTTTGATCGCTCAAGGGTACGAATTCATCCTGATGGGGAACGAATCGAAGGCTCGCGCCCTGAGCTGGATCACCCAACAGCGAATCGCCCAGGACGTTCCCTTCACCCTGGAACCTGGCATTTGGTACCACATGAAGCTGAAGGTTTCCAATGAAGATGATGGAACCGCCAAGGCTCAAGGCAAAGTCTGGAAGAAGGACGAAGCCGAGCCGGAAAGCTGGATGGTCGAAATCGTCGACGAAGTTCCCAACACGACCGGTAGTCCTGGCCTGTTCGGTAACGCGAAAACCGGCGAAATCTACCTAGACAACATCACGGTGACTCCGAATAGTTAA
- a CDS encoding cupin domain-containing protein, protein MSSTPSTQGYEIVDFANVPGVPCPCGTAKRGLADVSDYPGTIHVTEISVDAKVHYHKRLTETYFFLECDEDARMQLDDQIIPVHPGMCVMIRPGTRHRALGKMKIVNIVFPKFDPEDEWFD, encoded by the coding sequence ATGTCTTCCACGCCATCCACGCAAGGATACGAGATTGTCGACTTCGCTAATGTGCCTGGCGTCCCCTGCCCTTGCGGGACTGCAAAGCGGGGTTTAGCCGATGTGAGCGATTATCCAGGCACGATTCACGTCACCGAGATCTCGGTGGATGCTAAAGTTCATTATCACAAGCGATTGACCGAGACCTATTTCTTCCTCGAGTGTGATGAAGACGCCAGAATGCAGCTGGACGACCAGATTATCCCGGTTCATCCTGGGATGTGCGTCATGATTCGGCCTGGTACACGTCATCGTGCCCTGGGGAAAATGAAGATCGTCAATATCGTATTCCCCAAGTTCGACCCTGAAGACGAGTGGTTTGACTAG
- a CDS encoding sulfatase, which translates to MSITFRYFASLLLLATVVGGAWQTEAKAADGNQPKKPNILFIMADDHAYQAISAYPGALNQTPNIDRIAQEGMRFDHCYVTNSICGPARAVILTGKYSHLNGFLDNRSRFDGSQLTYPKLLQKAGYQTAVVGKWHLVSDPTGFDYWNVLRGQGPYYNPPMLTSDGPKKYQGYTTDIITDIALDWLKEKRDPNKPFLLVYQHKAPHRNWMPSPKYLNKYDDVEFPEPETMWDDYSNRASGAKNQDMTIAKTMNPNDLKLNNVRGLTPEQKKAWDAAYGPKNKEFEEANLTGKDLVRWKYQRYIKDYLRCIDSVDDNVGRMLDYLDDEGLTDNTLVIYTSDQGFYLGEHGWFDKRWMYEQSFRTPLLVRWPGHVKPGTVSDALVMNIDFPETMLAAAGVEIPAEMQGLSLLPILEGDGKAPKDWRPELYYHYYEFPGAHSVPRHYGVFDGRYKLINYYQLGEWELFDLKEDPNEMNSVYGKPEYSEIQSKMHKKLDELREKYQDDTPKQQAKK; encoded by the coding sequence ATGTCCATTACGTTTCGATACTTCGCTTCCTTGTTGCTGCTTGCCACGGTCGTTGGCGGTGCATGGCAGACGGAGGCCAAAGCGGCCGACGGCAACCAACCGAAGAAGCCGAATATCTTGTTCATCATGGCCGACGATCACGCCTACCAGGCGATCTCGGCCTACCCCGGTGCCCTCAACCAAACCCCCAACATCGATCGTATTGCCCAAGAAGGCATGCGATTCGATCATTGTTACGTCACGAACAGCATTTGCGGACCTGCTCGGGCGGTGATCCTAACCGGCAAATACAGCCACTTGAACGGCTTTCTGGATAACCGTAGCCGTTTTGATGGAAGCCAACTAACCTATCCCAAACTTCTGCAGAAGGCAGGTTATCAAACCGCAGTGGTTGGAAAGTGGCACTTGGTCTCCGATCCAACTGGATTTGATTACTGGAACGTCTTGCGAGGCCAAGGACCTTACTACAATCCACCGATGCTTACCTCGGATGGGCCAAAGAAGTACCAAGGCTACACGACCGACATCATTACCGACATCGCACTTGACTGGCTGAAAGAGAAACGAGATCCCAACAAGCCGTTTCTGTTGGTTTACCAACACAAGGCTCCGCATCGTAATTGGATGCCTAGCCCGAAGTATCTCAACAAGTACGACGACGTTGAATTCCCCGAACCAGAAACGATGTGGGATGACTACAGCAATCGTGCGAGTGGTGCGAAGAATCAGGATATGACCATCGCTAAGACGATGAACCCGAATGATCTAAAGTTGAACAACGTTCGCGGACTTACGCCCGAGCAAAAGAAAGCTTGGGATGCTGCTTATGGTCCGAAGAACAAGGAGTTTGAAGAAGCCAACCTAACCGGTAAAGACCTAGTTCGCTGGAAGTATCAACGTTACATCAAAGATTATCTCCGCTGCATTGACTCGGTCGACGACAATGTTGGTCGAATGCTCGACTACCTGGACGACGAAGGCCTGACCGACAACACCTTGGTCATCTATACTTCGGACCAAGGTTTCTACCTCGGCGAACATGGCTGGTTCGACAAGCGTTGGATGTACGAGCAATCGTTCCGCACACCGCTGTTAGTCCGTTGGCCTGGTCATGTGAAACCTGGTACCGTCAGTGACGCATTGGTGATGAACATCGACTTCCCAGAAACAATGCTGGCCGCTGCAGGCGTAGAGATCCCCGCTGAAATGCAAGGCCTGAGCTTGCTACCAATTTTGGAGGGTGATGGCAAAGCTCCTAAGGATTGGCGGCCTGAGCTGTACTACCACTACTACGAATTTCCAGGTGCTCATAGTGTTCCGCGACATTACGGCGTTTTCGATGGACGCTACAAGCTAATCAACTATTACCAACTGGGCGAGTGGGAGCTGTTCGATCTGAAGGAAGACCCCAACGAGATGAACAGTGTCTATGGCAAACCGGAATACTCCGAGATTCAATCGAAGATGCACAAGAAGCTGGACGAGCTGCGCGAGAAGTACCAGGACGATACGCCCAAGCAACAAGCTAAAAAGTAA